The nucleotide sequence ggagtaaaaacgattgagaagcctttttgacaATAACCTGCTGTTGGGAACTCGTTTTAACAACCTGTGCGATATCATTCAGAGCTATTCATCTAATATAActgagggttttctttaatgtcaaacatgtagggTGTGGTGTACTGCAGGGCATCTCTCTAGGCCCTCCACTCTTATTTTTTTTTCTATTTCTACCAATGGCCTGCCACTGGAATTAAACAAAGcctgtgtccatgtatgctgattcAACCATATgtgtcagcaaccacagctaatgaagtcactgaaacccttaacaagcagttgcagtcagttttggaatgggtgtccagtaataaactggtcctgaacatctctaaaacaaaGAGCATTGTGTTTAGTACAAATCTAGACGTCAGCTGAATCTGTTAATGAATGGCGTGACTATTGAACAAGTTgagacaaaataataataatttattcccCAATGATTGTAAAGAGGgtgagaggtctgtccataataaagacaCCGCACTCCAAGAAGCAAGtactgcaggctctagttttatcttatcttgattattgtccagtcatatggtcaagtgctgtaaagaaagacctagttaagctgcagtaggcccagaacagagcaccatgtcttgctcttcattgtaatttGAGGGCTTATATAAATACCATCCATGCCagtctcttggctaagagttgaggagagactgactacaTCTGTCTTCTTTTTAAAAGAAACGTCTTAAAAATAGTCAACTTACGCACAcacccaccagacatgccaccaggtgtCTTTTCGCAGTCCCCAAaaccagaacaaattcaagaaaacgtacagcattatatagagccattattgcatggaactcccttctcATATTactcaagtgaacagcaaacctgtttaaaaaaaaaaaaaaaaaaaaagatgaagCAGCaccacggcacaacgcctctcctctatttgacctaaatattttgtgtgtatgtattatgTAGGCTGTGTGCCGTTTCAACATTTTATGTAGTTCTGTtattgtctattaatgttctgtgtttcatgttttgtgtagaacccaggaagagtagctgcagctttcggcaacagctaatgggatcctaataaaataccacaTGAACACAACCACGAGCTGTAATCCTCTGTAGCAAGCTGTGCACAAGCACAATATAACATAGTTTCGCTGTTCTGAGACCTCTTGTCGTCAAATAGGCTAACGCCTGAGATTACGCAGTGTTTACTCAGATTCCATTTATTGATCATAATAACATATGAAGTTCAAAGCCATTAGTGGTTCACTCAGACAAGTGTCAAAGGCCATCTGATATCTTTCTGATAAATGATATTGATATTACTCTTATCAGAGAATATGGTGATGAAGTGCATTGGCTTAATGTACCAGTGTTGTCTCTAGAAAACGAAGTGATTCCACTGTTTGTCTGCCTGCTTGAGATTCACTAGCTGTTAACCACTCTCTGGCAACCATCTGATCTGGTATATACTAGCCCTGCCCTGTGCTCTCCATGTTGTACAAGGTAGACTAGTTGTTTTGAAAGGAAAATGTGACATATTTTGAGCTTTTGTCACCCTTGTCCAAAACTTGTTTTGGGCTTCTAACATCCCAGATAGGCTAGAGTAGCAACCTGGGTCTTTCAAATAAAATGGTTGTATAATGGTCCTAAACTCTTATTTCTTATATATTTTCTCACATTTCCCCATTTTTACTTCAGGATGGTATTGGTGCATTTGTTTAAAGTGTTCTGAAGTTCTAGTTCTTTTTTAGTTGAGTGCTTTACATTCATTCTTATCTTTAGATGGCATTTGGCTACTCCCCTGTGTTTTTAGGACGGATTACAATATAACAATTGCTTTAATACAAATATCCATTTGCTTAACTACCGCACTGACATCATTCATGATGTTAATCAAAAAAAATGATACTGCTGGAATGGTATTATAAGTCATATAGAATGAATATCCAGCCCCACCCTGGGCTTTCCCTCACTCATCCTGACTTCACAGCATTCAACAGTCTCGCTACACCGAATACGTCTGACAGTTTCACTGCTCTCTCTTTCAGTGTTTCACTGGCAAGCCACGATAATGGGACCTGTAAGTACTGTGACGACAATCAGTCATTATCATAAATGAGCTTTTATTACTTTCTATAGTACAGTGTATCTCACCATGATGACATTCTCCTAATGACCTGTGAAGCTCTAAGATTGAATTGATACTAATGGTGCTGAATCTTCTACTCTAACAGAATGACAGTCCTTATCAGGGTGGGGTATTCTTCCTGACTATTCACTTTCCCACAGACTACCCCTTTAAACCGCCAAAGGTGAGCCAGAAatacgtgtacacacacacacacacactgaatttaCAGATGACATCCACTTGTCGTAGTCAATCATACACACATGCATTTGTTTGAACGTGTGTTTTATGTGATGGCTGTAACTGCGTCGTTTCGTGATGCTCCCTTTCTGTACCCTTCATCCATTTGAGTTATTTCTTCCTCCTCTTAACTCAACCACGTCCATtctgtttgtttctctgtgtgtgcagGTTGCGTTTACCACGAGAATCTACCACCCAAATATCAACAGCAACGGCAGCATCTGTCTGGACATCCTGCGGTCACAGTGGTCTCCCGCCCTGACCATCTCCAAAGGTACACCGTACAATACAGTATATGGAGGATGTGAATAAAACCGGGGGGGTTCCTGTCTGTTTTTGTAACTCTTAAGTTCAGCTCTCCTTCAGTCCTAAACCAATAACAGGACCTTGACCTCTTCCTTTCAGTTCTCCTGTCAATCTGCTCTCTGCTGTGCGACCCAAACCCAGACGACCCCTTAGTACCTGAGATCGCCCGCATCTACAAGACGGACAGGGAAAAGTGAGTATATAGCTTCAGAGAATGGTGTTCTTTAGGATGACCTATAACCTCTTGAGTCCATGTGGTTAACATTGCAGGATTATGTTAGATCCTTTAGATAATCCTCTGGTTATTGGTCTGTATGCTAAAATTGTTGAACAGATAGTAATCTGGACTCCTACTGTATTCAAGAAGCAGAAATTCACTATTTTTCTCTGCTTTCAGGTACAACAGAATAGCTCGGGAATGGACACAAAAGTATGCAATGTAGTGTTGGCGTAGAATCATGACCAACCACCTCTACAGCTAATGTTAGCGGAGCTTTAAAAgtaaagagagaaaaaaatgaaaaagatCTTGTTGGTTTCCATTGGAGTGCTTTCTTTGAGCCACATCTCCCCTTAACCAGAgcacctgtaaccccccccccttcaCGACCAATCCACCCACCTCGGCCTCTCCACCCAACTTAACCTGGCAGCCATGGTGTACATATTCTCAAACTGCAGTCGTACCCCCCTTGCCCCTTGTGCTCCTTTCATACCCACCCCACGCTCCCCTCCTTATTCCTGGTCATATTCCTGATGCAGGCTGGGCTGTTCTTCTCCCCTGCTGACGTTCCCATAGGGCCCTGCCTAGGGCCCGACCTACACCCTCACTCCAAATGTTCTTCATTCTTAAAGCATTCCATATCTGTATGACTTGGGGACTGTTCctttcttttggggggggggagtctGAAAttgggggatttttttttttactgtaccTTGTTTTCTTTCCTGATCTCCCAGCTATATAGGCTTGATTTCAGGAAAGCGTTTCACATGTTGAGCCGGGGACACTCGTGTGTTTTGTATAAAATCTAGTAAGGAATTATTTTAATCATAGCAGGCTATAAAATGGAAAACTGTTATGGCCTTTTTGTCTGTTTCTCTTGAATTATATGAAAGGACTTGAATTTATCCACTCTCCCCCACTATTGCCATAAGCCTAGATTGttccttgcacgcacacacacacacacccaaactcAGTTTCTCCAAGACCACCACCTTCGTTACATTCACAAACATGAGGTTTTGGACCAGGTATTTAAAGAAAGTTTTCTTAGTTTAACCTGTTTTTATTTCCCTATAACTCATAGGTTGCATTTTTGTTATTGTTGAAATTCGAGGCTAACATCTTCAGGCTTGGGCTCTGGGTGCGAGGACAAAATGCTcctcacacaaacaaactctgtaTATTAAATTACCTGAGAGGCTCTTTGAGCTTTGTGTGTTGATTAAACTGTGTAATAAAAACCATGACTCAAGCTTCCACTGAGTTTCAAACATCACTTGCTAGAGAGAAGGATGGAAGACCGCTACTGGTCTTGCTTCATGTctttcaatattttttttctctgCTAAATTAAAAGGGGGGAAATGCGTATTAAGGGGTACCATGGCTAATGTGGCCCTAATATGTAAATCATTTTGTAATGTAAATACATTTTGCTCTGAAATGCTGTGACTTTATACCACTTGCCTTACAAAAATCTGCCTGTCAATACATTTTATCACATCTTACAAAAATAATATGTTGCACATTAGACTGAAAACGTGACAAATAACTGCTTCATTTTTGTTTAACCAATATTTCATAATGTTTATGTAGTAGCTTGTGTTTTTTCTCCCAAAACATCTAAATAAGTTGGCTGATTATTGACAACCTACAGCAGAGTTCATCAACTATTTTCAGCTGGGGGAACcaccccctgaaaaatctgaATTCCAAAATATATCATTTAAAAAAtcacaagtagtgcactgggtCTTTTACTAGCATTAGCGGgcgatataaactcagcaaaaaaagaaacgtcctctcactggcAACTGTTTATTTTCAGAACATTTAACgtaaatatttatatgaacataagattcaacaactttgaaaaactgaacaaattccacagacatgtaactaacagaaattgaatgtgtccctgaacaaagggggttaaaaaaataaataacagtcagtatttggtgtggccaccagctgcattaagtactgcagtgcatctcctcatggactgtaccagatttgccagttcttactgtgagatgttaccccactcttccaccaaggcacctgcaagttcccgaacatttctgggggaatggccctagcccttactctccgatccaacaggtcccagacgtgctcagtgggattgagatcggggctcttcgctggccatggcagaacactgacattcctgacttgcaggaaatcacgcaaagaacgagcagtatggctggtggcattgtcatgctggagggtcatgtcagtatGAGCCTGAAGGAacggtaccacatgagggaggaggatgtcttccctgtaacgcacagtgttgattgcctgcaatgacaacaagctcagtccgatgatgctgtgacacatcgccccagaccacgacggaaccaaatcgatcccgctccagagaacaggcctcggtgtaacgctcatcccttcgacaataaacgcaaatccgaccatcatccctgATGAGACAAATTTGCGACTCGGCTATGAAGAAgtctttttgccagtcctgtctggtccagcgatggtgggtttgtgcccataggtgatgtctggtgaggacttgccttacaacaggccaacaaccctcagtccagcctctctcagcctattgctgacaaggtgtgatgttcggatgtaccgatcctgtgtaggtgttacacgttgtctgccactgcgaggacgatctgctctccgtcctgtctccctgtagcgcagtcttaggcgtctcacagaacagacatggcaatttattgccctggccacatctgcagtcctcatgcctccttgcagcatgcctatggCACAtccacacagatgagcagggaccctgggcatctttcttttggtgtttttcagattcAGTAGAAAGGTCTCTAGTGTCctcttaagttttcataactgtgaccttaattgcctaccgtctaagctgttagtgtcttaacgaccgttccataggtgcatgttcattaattgtttatggttcattgaacaagcatgggaaaccgtgtttaaacccttcacaatgaagatctgtgaagttaatttgtaaaaatcaaaaTATCTTTGaacgacagggtcctgaaaaagggatgtttctttttttgctgagtttacgtATGTAGCACAGACAAAAGCATTTTTTCTGCTTTGCCAAAAAGGTAGTTGTGTAATTTAGAACAGTATCTTGCAGGATTCAATAGTTGGAATTGTTTCCCTGTCACTTTCTCTGCGGTTGTCATTCTATTGGACTCCAGAAAGCACAAAACCCTGTCTGTCCTCAAACATAAAGTTATGGGAAAAGACACAAAACATTCacatcaaattaaatatttttcttgATCAAATAACATGGGAAGATAACTTTTTGTGCAGTATTAATTTACCATCCTTTTAAACCACAACGTCAATGTACATTAATGTATTGTCCATAGGCTAGtcatacctttgtacctgttgaCTTTCCATCACCATGAAGAATAACAATGCACAATACAGTAATTGAGTTCATTGCGACATCAAATGGTTTgtgatgtggctcagttggtagagcatggtgtttgCAATGCTAGGGTTGTGGTTTCAATTCtcacgggggaccagtacgaaCAAGTATGCACTCAttactgtaaattgctctggataagagcatacACAGtccaaaaaaaatgtaaaaggaatgaatagaccatttcagtttttACAGAAATAAATTGCATTTGCAAAGTATTTCAAGAAACTGGAAAGCATATCAAGCAAGTATTTTTTAAAGTATTATCAAAATTACTGTTTTGTACAGATAATTGTCAGGCTCTAGTTACAAACGCTGGTAAACACTCAAATATATTTAGTAAATTAAAAAATCACAAAAGTAGGGCTTTACTAATGCTGCATTAGGGGACCGATATATACAGCgcgagcaaaacattttttttctgcATACAgatatatttgactaaaacaatttCATTTGTATAAAATCACATATCTCTTATGCACGGGAATACTGTGAAACAGATTTTACAAATTAAAATCACATGTAGCTTATTTGCTCGTGTTTAACCGTTTTTTGTGTCCAACAATGAAGattattaaatatgtttattTGCTCAGAAGAGTTGAGGCCAAAATAAATGGGCCGCGGGCGGTTAGTTGGCGAACCCTGACCTACAGTTAGCTTGTAACCATTTTAATAATGGGATTGATTGGCCGGTCCTATTGGTCATAACACAAGTGACGTCGTTCAGTCTGGGCTGGTACAGTCGGTCAGAAAGGACAGAGTTCAGATTTATTCTGATTGACCTTGGTGCGCAAGACCCAAACATAACACCGACAGGATGACTATCCAAGGTTTACCGTTACCTCCAATTCCATCGTTGCCAATGTCAAGCCCAGTAGTAATCGAGAGTCATGGATTCCAGATATCTAAAGGTAAAGCAATTGCTTTTATAGTTCTCTAAATTAACGGCTGCCTAAGTGAACTTTATGAATACACCCTGTGAATAGTCTGTCTATTAATAATGAACAGTTGATCTATTCAAAACACTTGCCGTATTTAGGCACAGCTCCAGTCCCTGTAAGCACAAGTTATGTAGCCTAAATATAAGGACGTTTACCTTGTTTACTACAATCATTAGCCCACTGCACCCAATAATACTTGAAAGCAACCATTTGAGAGAAGCCATAAATATAGCCAGTTGCGTAGCAGGTTGTTGATCAGGACAGTGGACGTTCACCAATCAATTTAGGTTAGGACAACCTTACCACCAGTCAGCCTCGTGCACCTCGCTAGTCTGTCAGGTGTTTTGTGTGTGGCCATTACTTAGGCAGCTAAGCCGCTGTAGCCTGTGCTCAACAGTTCTTGCTCTCCAAATCCTTGACAAACTCGATTGTTTTCATAAGCCTAATTATGTAAATAAATGTGGCTCTATGCTATCTGCCATTTTGTTGACCATAGTACATTTGTAGATTCCAACCAGTAAATCGCCTTTCTCTGTTTACGTGCGTGCGCAGAGCTCCAGAACGCATGTTGGCCCAGCAGTGCCGCGATATCAGATTTCATAGCGGGTTATGTGGGGCTAAAGGCCAGGCAGTATATTGGGGCAGTTGTGGCAGTCGGTCCTGCTAGAGAAGTATTGTTATGTTTAAAACCAATGTCTAAGATGTCCATTCTAATCGTCATGGCAATGTAAACCTACCATAGTAGGCTAATCTTTCAACATCTTAAAATAAGAAGAGGCGTTTCGTCTAGCCACATTTCTTGTGTTGTGATACACTAATAGGCTACGTGCGCATATATTCATGGATTAAAAACAGCACAGAGAATAGGCATTTTACCCCGGACCTGTCCtatagtgtcacgttctgaccttagttctgttattatatctttgttttagtatggtcagggcgtgagttgggtgggttgtctatgttcgtttttctatcattttggatttctgtgtttggcctagtatggttctcaatcagaggcagctgtcaatcattgtccctgattgagaatcatacttaggtagcctggtttcacttttgagttgtgggtgtttttCTTCCGTGTtagtaccacacgggactgtttcgttcatttcacgtttattgttttgtatttcgtagtgttcCGTTTATGTATTtaaataaacattatggacacttaccacgctgcaaattggtcctccgatccttctcgctactcctcctcagaagaggacgAAATccattacatataggcctagtaTGCTCCCATAATAGTGTTTCAAAAATCGTAACTTGagtaatagtgttgttttatagaCCTTTATTACAAAGTTAAAGAGGAAAACCTGGTCTTCTGTAAGGTGACAATCCTTTCTGCATACCTTAACTTGAATTAAACGCAGTCTCAAATAGCTGCCTGCCCCTTTTAATAGCCGGGCAAGGACACACATTAATTTCAGCAAACAGTGAACCAAATGCACACATTGATTTCAGAAAATAAACACGTTTCAAATAAATGTGGGGTCTAAATAAATTATTTACGAGGTTACCATGAATTGTTTAAGAGGTTTAATGTTTGAGTGTTGTTTAAAAAATTATGGCAATCTGTTTTTATCGCCAGTAAGGCCTGTAAAAAACTGCCAGGCATTGGCTGCTAACCAAGGGATTAGGGTTCCTGTCTTGAAGCACGGTTTCCACTGctcgattattattattttttgacccCCATCACTCACAACATAAGATATACAcattttacactgaacaaaaatataatcggaAGATATAAAGTGTTCTGAAATAAAAATACCCTCCAAAAtgtcatacacacaaaaagcttatttctctcaaatgttgtgctcaaatgtgtttacatctctgttagtgagtattttccctttgccaagataatccatccccctgtcaggtgtggcatatcaagaaaattaaacagcatgatcattacacaggtgcaccttgtgcagggACAATtataggccactctaaaatgtggatacaacagatgtctcaagttttaagggaacatgcaattggtatgctgactgcaggaatgtccaccagagctgttgccagagaattgaatgttaatttctctaccataacccACCTCCAAcgttattttagagaatttgccagTACATCCAACCGCCCTCACAActacagaccacgtgtatggcgtcgtgtgggtaagccgtttgctgatgtcaacgttgtgaacagagtggcccgtggtggtggggttatggtatgggcaggcataaaccacagacaacaaatacaattgcattttatttacagcaatttgaatgcacagagataccgagatgagatcctggggcccattgttgtgcccctCATCTGCCATGTTGgcccacctcatgtttcagcatgataatacctGGAAAACAACAGGTGAAAATCTTCGACACAGTCTAAAGTTCTTATTTTACCTCAGTGCTGGTAACAGCTGAGAACTGCTAGCTAACTGGCAGGCACAAAAACAGTACAGACCCCCAGAAATTGACTGATCGCCCTCTAGTGGCGATAGTCAGAACTGCCAAAAATGCACAGTCATAGAGGAGAATAATTTTTCTGTCAGTTACCACGTTTCCATCGACAGTTTTTATGTGAGTAAAGCCAtaccatattttttttaaatgacagctctgatggaaacaggaagtttcggtACAATCTCATAAATGCCGACAAATCATTTGTTCATTCGACATGATGGGATTTTTTGTGTCTTTAAAATGAATAATGCGAGCAATGACGATGGAAACACCTTTATATCGAAGTAAAGTTGAAGCCAGGCAATgatgtgtgtggtcctcccactacaactCGGGAAACCGTGCAGTTTAAATTACACTccagattaaataaattatgatgaacttcacaggttgGTGAAAGTGCGTGGTGTGAGCTTGATGATGCTCCTTTGTGATGCATTTCCAGGgttttattctggtgacatgatgatcaatgcttgactgccgttttgacaaataaaaacattctCACTCTTATCTATAATCTCATCATGTCGTCTAGTTGACCAGCACTGTATCTGACAGCTGTTGGCTACAGCGCACGTGCCAAGACTAGAGTACagacatttgctatttaacgcaacagtttGACAAACTATCcatagagttgaaaatgcgatgaaAACATTAGatttttattcagtacatgaaCAATTAATGGAACCTTTCTCTAATAAGTGCCTGTTGTGTTCAGTATTTTCAGCAAATAAAAGCCTGGGCTATTAATTGAAGTTTTACAGTAAATATGCATTTTCTGACTTTTGATCTGTACATTGTAAAACATTTCCTGTAAAATGTACAGTAATTTACTGGCAGCAATTGGCCAGTACAGCTACTGTAATCCATTTCACAGTAGTACATTTTTTGGTACCAATATTTTTACTGTAATCTAATTTACAAGTAAAAAGTTTCTTTAACCGTTACTGAACATGGTGTCATTAATCATTTTCACGGTAACTTGATGGCAGAGCAATGAAACACTGTAAAAGTTCATTTTAAACTGCAAGAAaatgttaaaatatatatatatatattttaattacaAGGGATTATAGCAAGCAGGTTGGCTGTAGGTATTTGCATATAACAGCATATTCATGAAAACTAGGTGTTTTACATCACTTGCACTTCTAGAGGCCTAACCAAAGGCTTATAAACTGGCTGTGATTACAGGGCAACACAGATCAAATGGACATGGGAAAATATTAAAACATTAAAAGGTTTAAGGCATGACTCCACTCTGATTTGATCCCTATATACATTTAATTGTTAGGGAACTATTACCCCATATCACTTAAATTGGTACAGTACTCTCACTAAtgggtgcaacaaatatagccaCTTACGGCACACATTAATATACAATATATAAGTACACATTAGTgctctgctatttcagccacacccattgctgacaggtgtataaaatcgagcacacagccatacaatctccatatacaaacattgacagtagaatggccttactgaagagctcagtgacttttaaagTGGCACCATCACAGGATTccacctttccaaaaagtcagttcatcaaatgtctgccctgctagagctgccccagtgaGCTGTAagcgctgttattgtgaagtggaaacatctaggagcaacaacggctcagctgcgaagtggtaggtcaTACAAGCTCGCAGAACGGGATTGCCGAGTACTGAAGTGagtagcgcgtaaaaatcgtatttcctcggttacaacactgaataccgagttccaaactgcctctggaagtaacgtCAACACTAACTGTTTGtcagaagcttcatgaaatgggtttccatggccaagccgccacacacaagcctaagttcaccatgagcaatgccaagcatcgtctGTGAGTGGTGTTAAACTCGCCgcctggagtgatgaattacactttaccatctggcagtccgacggacaaatccgGGTTTGACAGGTGCTAGGAGAACAGTATCTGCCTGAATCCATAGTGCCAAATAAAACATTTGGtgggaataatgttctggggctgtttttcatcgttcgggctaagccccttagttccagtgaagggaaatcttaacgctacagcatacaatgacattctagatgattctgtgcttccaactttgtggcaacagtttggggaaggccctttcccatttcagcatgacaatgccaccgtgcacaaagcgaggtccatacagaaatggtttattgagatcggtgtggaagaacttgactggcctgcacagagccctgacctcaaccccatcgaatacctttgggatgaatggggaacactgactgtgagccaggcctaatcgtccaacatcagtgcccgacctaaCTAAAGCTCTTGTGTCAGAATGGAAgcaaatcaaatggctacccagactatttgcattgccccttcTTTGCTACTGCTACTCACTGTTAATGTTCTGTGCATAGTCACTGTAACAactctaccaacatgtacatattacctcaattacctcgacaccggtgcccccgcacactgacactgtaccggtacctcctgtaatTTGTTATTATTATCTCTTCCTTTTTGGGGGGTATttctc is from Oncorhynchus masou masou isolate Uvic2021 chromosome 32, UVic_Omas_1.1, whole genome shotgun sequence and encodes:
- the LOC135526590 gene encoding ubiquitin-conjugating enzyme E2 D2; translation: MALKRIHKELNDLARDPPAQCSAGPVGDDMFHWQATIMGPNDSPYQGGVFFLTIHFPTDYPFKPPKVAFTTRIYHPNINSNGSICLDILRSQWSPALTISKVLLSICSLLCDPNPDDPLVPEIARIYKTDREKYNRIAREWTQKYAM